The following coding sequences lie in one Rutidosis leptorrhynchoides isolate AG116_Rl617_1_P2 chromosome 4, CSIRO_AGI_Rlap_v1, whole genome shotgun sequence genomic window:
- the LOC139842283 gene encoding uncharacterized protein yields the protein MWRHHGELPQPPEVHNTTDPLRNFLHDIQLEEVPNFEKEGPNDDETMNDTTATGLEDLIDSTQTELYPSSKLSSLEFLAKLTHIKVLNKWTNTSFDQLLELLIQSHPPNNTIPKSFYETKKWMRNIGLGYQAIHACKNDCCLFYKEYQDLENCPICNESRWKDERTTGKKVPNKVLCYFPITPRLKRLYSFRYTAKDMTWHATGRCNEEGKMRHPVDGRSWKEIDKRYPDFAREHRNVRLGLADDGFNPFGNINNPYCMWPVILITYNTPPWICMKKSSLMLTMLIPGPKSPGKDIDVYLRPLVDELKILWSEGVVTHDSVTNTYFQMKAMPIWTINDYPARSSLSGWSGQGYKACPTCNEDTPAMRVKNKIVFVSHRPNLESNHPYRESLEFNGKVDHTSKPRKFKVADIENQLTDLLLVGNSRKNHRNVGEKRKRPPKCRRHNWTKISIFRELEYWKYVPLQHNLNVMHIEKNVLRLFWEEAIYGGAVYMTWINKAKPEGCIAEGYVADEALTACSMSLEGIQTRFNRPERYADGPIRSCEIRVFRSLCKFISKGVFKSLACNIQDKIHWYVLDNCSDNEEYKNQFKAENSNMDMKTNFPSWFTNQYSDELICLAEGPVGSSNHYSSCNVNGVRFVVSNRDNRRTTQENGIATLAYVGAPVSKYYGRLEDIVELHYGGAFSVVLFRCRWFNTENTQNRKRTVKVNNITSIDTKDEWYQDDQHIFATQAQQLFYIDDPSKTSSSWKVVHEVHHRKLWDRDIIKDTIRDVVHETNSSDLSLDADLDNMTYTSMSVPGESIPIQFNPPTYELNPQIPQNEAYSSDDDNY from the exons ATGTGGCGGCATCACGGTGAACTACCACAACCACCCGAAGTACACAACACAACGGACCCTCTAAGAAATTTCTTGCACGATATTCAGTTGGAGGAAGTTCCTAATTTTGAGAAGGAAGGTCCGAATGACGATGAGACTATGAATGACACGACCGCAACTGGTCTTGAGGATTTAATTGACTCCACCCAAACCGAGCTATATCCCAGTAGCAAGTTGTCCTCATTAGAGTTTTTAGCCAAGTTAACACACATTAAGGTCTTGAACAAATGGACGAATACTTCATTCGACCAATTGTTAGAATTACTCATACAATCACATCCCCCAAATAACACAATTCCGAAATCATTTTACGAAACTAAGAAGTGGATGAGAAATATCGGTTTAGGGTATCAAGCGATACATGCTTGTAAGAATGATTGTTGTTTGTTTTATAAAGAATACCAGGATTTGGAAAACTGTCCAATATGTAACGAGAGTAGATGGAAAGATGAACGCACAACGGGGAAGAAAGTTCCTAATAAAGTTTTGTGTTATTTTCCAATAACTCCAAGACTAAAACGTTTGTACAGTTTCAGATACACTGCAAAGGATATGACTTGGCATGCTACTGGGCGGTGCAATGAAGAGGGTAAGATGCGTCATCCTGTAGATGGTCGATCTTGGAAAGAAATTGACAAAAGATATCCAGATTTTGCACGTGAACACAGAAACGTTCGATTAGGGTTGGCTGATGATGGTTTCAATCCATTCGGAAACATAAATAATCCTTACTGTATGTGGCCAGTAATATTGATAACGTACAATACGCCGCCGTGGATATGTATGAAAAAAAGTTCTCTCATGTTGACTATGTTAATTCCTGGTCCTAAATCACCTGGAAAAGATATTGATGTTTACTTGAGGCCTTTGGTTGATGAACTGAAGATTTTATGGTCCGAAGGAGTTGTTACACATGACTCAGTTACAAACACGTATTTTCAAATGAAAGCAATGCCTATTTGGACCATAAACGATTATCCTGCCCGTAGTAGTTTGTCCGGTTGGAGTGGCCAAGGCTATAAAGCATGCCCTACATGTAACGAGGACACTCCTGCTATGCGTGTGAAAAATAAAATTGTTTTTGTCAGTCACAGACCGAACCTTGAATCGAATCACCCATACAGAGAAAGCTTAGAATTCAATGGTAAGGTTGATCATACCTCTAAACCTAGAAAGTTCAAAGTAGCTGATATCGAAAACCAACTTACAGATTTGTTGCTAGTTGGTAATTCCAGAAAAAATCATAGAAATGTTGGTGAAAAAAGAAAACGTCCCCCTAAGTGTCGTCGTCACAACTGGACTAAAATTTCTATTTTTCGGGAACTTGAGTATTGGAAATATGTTCCACTACAACACAACTTGAATGTCATGCATATTGAAAAGAATGTGTTGAGGCTATTTTGG GAAGAGGCTATATATGGAGGGGCTGTTTACATGACGTGGAT AAATAAAGCTAAGCCTGAAGGTTGTATAGCTGAGGGGTACGTTGCCGATGAAGCATTAACTGCATGTTCAATGTCTCTTGAAGGTATACAGACGAGATTTAATCGTCCTGAAAGATATGCGGACGGGCCAATTAGGTCATGTGAGATTCGTGTGTTCAGATCGTTATGTAAATTTATCAGTAAAGGTGTGTTCAAATCTCTAGCCTGTAATATTCAGGATAAAATTCACTGGTATGTACTCGACAATTGTTCTGACAACGAAGAATACAAAAA TCAGTTTAAAGCAGAGAACTCCAATATGGACATGAAAACAAATTTTCCTAGTTGGTTCACCAACCAG TATAGCGATGAATTGATCTGTCTAGCTGAAGGACCGGTGGGTAGCTCAAACCATTACAGTTCCTGCAATGTGAATGGTGTTAGGTTTGTGGTTAGCAATCGCGATAATCGACGCACAACACAAGAAAATGGAATTGCAACACTCGCATATGTCGGTGCTCCTGTCTCTAAGTATTATGGTCGGTTGGAAGATATTGTTGAGTTGCATTATGGTGGTGCATTTAGTGTTGTGTTATTCAGATGCCGGTGGTTCAATACTGAGAACACCCAGAACCGTAAACGTACAGTTAAAGTGAATAACATAACTAGTATTGACACGAAAGATGAGTGGTACCAAGATGATCAACACATTTTTGCAACACAAGCTCAACAACTCTTTTACATCGACGATCCTTCCAAAACCTCTAGCAGCTGGAAGGTCGTTCATGAGGTACATCATCGAAAACTCTGGGATAGAGACATTATCAAAGACACCATACGGGATGTTGTACACGAAACCAATTCATCCGATCTTAGCCTTGATGCTGATTTAGATAATATGACTTATACAAGTATGAGTGTACCTGGAGAATCAATACCAATTCAGTTTAATCCACCAACATATGAA CTAAATCCCCAAATTCCTCAAAATGAAGCTTACTCTAGCGATGATGATAATTATTGA